A DNA window from Iodobacter ciconiae contains the following coding sequences:
- the tssF gene encoding type VI secretion system baseplate subunit TssF encodes MLDSLLPYYERELSLLRELSGEFARRYPKIAGRLQLEGDQCEDPHTERLIESFAFLASRIHKKLDDEYPEIASSFLDVLYPHYLRPIPSSSIVQFECDPQRPEIAKRYVIERGQPVHAPAIQGVTCKFRTCYPVDLYPLSLSDAKLELSSSSPNLRRIAPDAAAVLTLEFNTHGNLPISSINLQSLRLFLDGEPALMHLVYELLLSGTTRLRVGDGSDDPACTRFLPAAALAPVGFGRDEGVLEYDERSFLGYRLLTEYFSCPDKFLFVDIQQLSDVAQTIRGSKLVIQCMIQRWPDTERHARLLHHLQASHFKLGCTPIVNLFVQAGEPIRVTHQKASYPVVPDARKQHAFEVMQVRRVVRVEKTGSQESSEEVLPFYAIRHGVSKDGPKFYWHASREASPRQDDKGTDLELHLVDLDFNAVRPGAEVLSLELLCSNRDLPELIPFGGSQSGQHIDFSLPGHSVVKRVKLLRKPSNSLRPPQKRGLQWRLVSHLSLNYLSLVESGRSALQEMLVLYNQTDSPVNIRQIQGISAISSAPAVTRVLGRDFAGFVRGTEITLTLDEEYYVGGSIYLFASVLERFFALYCSPNSFTRLRVKTKHEELAVWPARAGEALVI; translated from the coding sequence ATGCTTGATTCATTATTGCCGTATTACGAACGTGAGCTGAGCTTATTACGCGAATTGTCAGGCGAGTTTGCCCGTCGCTACCCTAAAATTGCAGGTCGCCTGCAATTGGAAGGGGATCAGTGTGAAGATCCGCATACCGAGCGGCTGATTGAATCATTCGCCTTTCTTGCCTCACGCATTCATAAAAAGCTGGACGATGAGTACCCGGAAATCGCCTCCAGCTTTTTAGATGTACTTTATCCTCACTATTTGCGGCCGATTCCATCGTCCAGCATTGTGCAGTTTGAATGTGATCCGCAGCGCCCCGAAATTGCCAAACGCTATGTGATCGAGCGTGGCCAGCCGGTGCATGCGCCGGCGATTCAGGGTGTAACGTGTAAATTCAGAACCTGCTATCCGGTTGATCTTTACCCACTGTCTTTGTCAGATGCCAAGCTGGAGTTAAGCAGCAGCTCGCCTAATCTGCGCCGCATCGCGCCCGATGCGGCGGCCGTTTTAACGCTGGAATTCAATACTCACGGCAATTTACCGATCAGCAGTATTAATTTGCAGTCGCTCAGATTGTTCCTGGATGGCGAGCCTGCGCTGATGCATCTGGTGTATGAGCTGCTACTGTCAGGCACAACGCGTTTGCGCGTGGGCGATGGTAGTGATGATCCGGCCTGTACCCGTTTCTTACCTGCCGCAGCGCTTGCGCCGGTAGGTTTTGGGCGTGATGAAGGGGTGCTGGAATACGATGAGCGCTCTTTTCTGGGCTATCGCCTGCTGACTGAGTATTTCAGCTGCCCGGATAAGTTTCTGTTTGTAGATATTCAGCAGCTCAGCGATGTAGCGCAAACCATCCGGGGCAGCAAGTTAGTGATTCAATGCATGATTCAACGCTGGCCGGATACAGAACGCCATGCACGCCTTTTGCATCATTTGCAGGCTTCGCATTTCAAACTGGGCTGCACGCCCATTGTAAATCTCTTTGTGCAGGCCGGTGAGCCGATTCGTGTTACCCATCAGAAAGCCAGTTATCCCGTTGTGCCCGATGCACGTAAGCAGCATGCTTTTGAAGTGATGCAGGTCAGGCGTGTGGTGCGGGTAGAAAAAACCGGCAGCCAGGAAAGTAGCGAAGAAGTCCTGCCCTTTTATGCGATCCGCCACGGGGTAAGCAAAGATGGCCCCAAATTTTACTGGCACGCCAGCCGCGAAGCTTCGCCACGCCAGGATGATAAAGGCACGGATTTAGAGCTGCATCTGGTTGATCTGGATTTTAATGCTGTCAGGCCCGGTGCCGAGGTTTTAAGCCTGGAGTTGCTCTGTAGTAATCGTGATCTGCCCGAGCTGATTCCTTTTGGTGGCAGCCAGTCCGGCCAGCATATCGATTTCAGCCTGCCGGGGCATTCGGTAGTGAAGCGGGTGAAGCTGCTGCGTAAACCAAGTAATAGCTTACGCCCGCCGCAAAAGCGTGGCTTGCAATGGCGTCTGGTTTCCCATTTATCGCTCAATTATTTATCGTTGGTCGAGTCGGGGCGTTCTGCCTTGCAGGAAATGCTTGTGCTCTATAACCAGACTGATTCACCTGTGAATATCCGGCAGATTCAGGGCATTAGTGCCATTAGCAGTGCACCGGCAGTTACCCGTGTTTTAGGCCGGGATTTTGCGGGTTTTGTACGCGGCACTGAAATCACCCTGACTTTGGATGAAGAATATTACGTGGGCGGGAGTATTTACCTGTTTGCCAGTGTACTGGAGCGCTTTTTTGCACTGTATTGCTCGCCAAACAGCTTTACCCGTTTGCGGGTAAAAACCAAGCACGAAGAGCTGGCGGTATGGCCTGCACGAGCGGGTGAGGCTTTGGTTATTTAA
- a CDS encoding IS3 family transposase (programmed frameshift), with protein MKAVGNLYCQIMAILKQAEAGSTVPDLCREHGMSAASFYKWRAKFGGMDVSMMTRMKELEDENKRLKKMYIEAQMQADIIKEAMFKKVVKPSQRREMAHWAVETRAVSIRTACASFAISTTCYRYIRKLDAENAKIADSLIQLTETNRSWGFGLCFLHLRNVRKKHWNHKRVYRIYCDLELNLRIKPKKRLDRETPEPLAVPEAKNETWSMDFMHDQLADGRSIRLFNVIDDFNREGLGIEVDFSLPAERVIRSLNQIIEWRGKPKRIRSDNGPEYISHLLKNWAEQQSIELAYIQPGNPQQNAYIERYNRTVRYEWLACDNFESLAEVQETATQWLWTYNNERPHMGLGGITPKQKLVLHA; from the exons ATGAAAGCCGTGGGTAATTTATATTGCCAGATTATGGCGATTTTAAAGCAGGCCGAAGCCGGCTCGACCGTTCCCGATCTCTGCCGCGAACACGGCATGAGCGCCGCATCATTCTATAAGTGGCGCGCTAAGTTTGGCGGTATGGACGTCTCGATGATGACGCGAATGAAAGAGCTGGAGGATGAAAATAAGCGCCTTAAAAAGATGTATATTGAAGCCCAAATGCAGGCGGACATCATCAAGGAAGCCATGT TCAAAAAAGTGGTGAAGCCATCTCAGCGCCGCGAGATGGCTCACTGGGCCGTTGAAACCAGGGCCGTTTCTATTCGTACGGCTTGCGCTAGCTTTGCAATTAGCACGACTTGCTATCGCTATATTCGCAAACTAGATGCGGAAAACGCAAAAATTGCGGATTCGCTGATTCAGCTTACTGAAACGAATCGAAGCTGGGGCTTTGGCCTCTGCTTTTTGCATTTGCGCAACGTCAGGAAAAAGCACTGGAATCATAAACGGGTCTACAGAATTTACTGCGATTTAGAATTAAATCTGCGAATTAAGCCTAAAAAACGTTTAGATCGCGAAACGCCGGAGCCATTAGCAGTGCCAGAGGCAAAAAATGAAACGTGGTCGATGGATTTTATGCATGATCAATTAGCCGATGGACGTAGTATTCGCTTATTCAATGTGATTGATGATTTTAATCGGGAAGGATTAGGCATTGAAGTTGATTTCTCTTTGCCGGCAGAGCGTGTAATACGCAGCTTGAATCAAATCATTGAATGGCGCGGCAAGCCTAAGCGAATCAGGTCCGATAATGGCCCTGAATATATTAGCCATCTGCTAAAGAATTGGGCAGAGCAACAATCGATTGAATTGGCTTATATTCAGCCTGGCAATCCGCAGCAAAATGCATATATTGAGCGCTATAATCGCACCGTACGTTATGAATGGCTGGCTTGCGATAACTTTGAAAGCCTTGCCGAAGTGCAAGAAACTGCAACGCAATGGCTTTGGACTTACAATAACGAGCGCCCGCATATGGGATTGGGCGGCATCACCCCGAAACAAAAACTGGTATTACATGCCTAG
- a CDS encoding PAAR domain-containing protein, which translates to MKKVIRIGDQSSHGGVVISGASKTILFGKAVALLGDKVSCPIPGHGVCPIVEGDSSWLVDGKPVALEGHKTSCGAALISSMPEMGKG; encoded by the coding sequence ATGAAAAAAGTAATTCGGATTGGTGATCAGAGCAGTCATGGTGGTGTTGTAATTAGCGGTGCTTCCAAAACTATTTTATTCGGTAAAGCGGTTGCATTACTCGGTGATAAGGTTAGCTGTCCTATTCCTGGCCATGGTGTTTGTCCGATTGTTGAAGGGGATTCCAGCTGGCTGGTCGATGGTAAACCAGTGGCTTTGGAAGGGCATAAAACATCCTGTGGTGCAGCGCTGATTTCCTCAATGCCTGAGATGGGTAAGGGGTAG
- the tssH gene encoding type VI secretion system ATPase TssH translates to MSTPLKALISRLTPTARRAVEEAASRALSRTHFEIEIEHVVLAILAQDDNAGVAALHSLGLSLDQLEKELDAALDRFRTGNTRNPVLSSWLPKWLEKAWLLASAELGQDSVSTLDLLLALVQDDALRATLQGSSDTLAKMDGKRALQGYVALRQHGNEAATNSENLPTGDAPDMNLDQPEKRRGSPGLDKYTIDLTAQARLGKIDPVLGRETEIRQMIDILQRRRQNNPILTGEPGVGKTAVVEGLALKIVSGEVPPVLSGVTLRTLDLGLLQAGASVKGEFENRLRQVIDEVKASPVPIILFIDEAHTLIGAGGAAGQNDAANLLKPALARGELRTIAATTWAEYKKYFEKDAALARRFQVVKVDEPAPEIAVQMVRGLTDAMAKHHEVVIMNEAVVAAVHLSSRYITGRQLPDKAISVLDTACARVALSRSGRPAPIENVEVLIANIEREIKALQIEEGHGERIAELTGQREILEVDLQQLQAAWAVQQQVINEIEALKAAAAEAKPAKGKKISPLQAKRTELRELQKQHQLAYECVDESVIADVISGWTGIPLGRMVSNELEQVQKLAGLLAERVIGQDHAMEQIAERVRIAKANLDDPSKPKGVFMLVGPSGVGKTETALALAESLYGGERNLITINMSEYQEAHSVSGLKGSPPGYVGYGEGGVLTEAVRRKPYSVVLLDEVEKAHPDVMELFFQVFDKGLLEDSEGREVDFKNTIILLTSNTGTDLVMRACEHGVTIEDVTRDPTADDLIEVLRPSLQKSFKPAFLGRLTVVPYFPISDEVLRKIVGLKLAKIARRIAQNHGAVLEYPAGLIDSIANRCMDVDSGARNADAILTRTVLAQISTDLLARMSAGKPVKKIVLSLKNDEVKVKIS, encoded by the coding sequence ATGTCTACCCCCCTTAAAGCTCTCATCTCCCGTCTTACCCCTACAGCCCGCCGTGCGGTGGAGGAGGCGGCTAGCCGTGCTTTGTCGCGTACTCATTTTGAGATTGAAATTGAACACGTTGTGCTGGCTATCCTTGCTCAGGACGATAATGCGGGGGTGGCGGCTTTGCACTCCCTGGGTTTGAGCCTGGATCAGCTGGAAAAAGAGCTGGATGCAGCATTAGACCGCTTTCGCACAGGCAATACGCGTAACCCGGTGCTGTCTAGCTGGCTGCCAAAGTGGTTAGAAAAAGCATGGCTGCTGGCTAGTGCAGAGCTGGGGCAGGATTCGGTTTCTACCTTGGATTTGCTGCTGGCACTAGTGCAGGATGATGCTCTGCGCGCTACTTTGCAGGGTAGCTCGGATACGCTGGCAAAAATGGATGGCAAGCGTGCTTTACAGGGCTATGTAGCTTTGCGCCAGCATGGTAATGAGGCAGCGACCAATTCAGAAAACCTGCCAACTGGCGATGCGCCGGATATGAATCTGGATCAGCCGGAAAAACGCCGTGGCAGCCCGGGGCTGGATAAATATACGATTGATTTAACTGCGCAGGCACGCCTGGGCAAAATTGATCCGGTGCTGGGGCGTGAGACAGAAATCCGCCAGATGATCGATATTCTGCAGCGCCGCCGCCAGAACAACCCGATTTTGACCGGCGAGCCGGGCGTGGGTAAAACTGCTGTGGTAGAAGGGCTGGCACTTAAAATTGTGAGCGGTGAAGTGCCGCCGGTGCTCAGCGGCGTGACTTTACGTACTCTGGATCTGGGCCTGCTGCAAGCGGGAGCCTCGGTAAAAGGCGAGTTTGAAAACCGCTTACGCCAGGTGATTGATGAAGTTAAAGCCAGCCCTGTGCCGATTATTCTGTTTATTGATGAAGCGCACACGCTGATTGGTGCAGGCGGCGCGGCCGGGCAAAATGATGCGGCTAATCTGTTAAAGCCTGCTTTGGCGCGTGGTGAGTTGCGCACGATTGCGGCCACTACATGGGCCGAATATAAAAAATATTTTGAAAAAGATGCGGCACTGGCGCGGCGTTTTCAAGTAGTAAAAGTTGACGAGCCAGCACCAGAAATTGCAGTACAGATGGTGCGTGGCTTAACCGATGCCATGGCTAAGCACCACGAAGTTGTGATTATGAATGAGGCGGTTGTTGCCGCAGTGCATCTGTCCAGTCGCTATATCACGGGCCGTCAGCTGCCGGATAAGGCGATCAGCGTACTGGATACTGCCTGTGCCCGTGTGGCTTTGTCACGCTCTGGCCGTCCGGCACCAATCGAAAATGTGGAAGTGCTGATCGCCAATATCGAGCGTGAAATCAAAGCGCTGCAAATCGAAGAAGGCCATGGTGAAAGAATTGCCGAGCTGACTGGCCAGCGTGAAATCTTGGAAGTTGATTTACAGCAGTTGCAAGCCGCGTGGGCGGTGCAGCAGCAGGTGATTAATGAAATTGAAGCGCTAAAAGCAGCAGCAGCCGAGGCAAAGCCAGCTAAGGGTAAGAAAATCAGCCCGCTGCAAGCCAAGCGTACCGAGCTGCGCGAGCTGCAAAAGCAGCATCAGCTGGCTTATGAATGCGTGGATGAAAGCGTGATTGCCGATGTGATTTCCGGCTGGACGGGTATTCCGCTGGGCCGCATGGTAAGTAATGAATTAGAGCAGGTGCAAAAGCTGGCAGGCCTGCTTGCGGAGCGAGTGATTGGTCAGGATCATGCTATGGAGCAAATCGCAGAGCGTGTGCGGATTGCCAAGGCAAATCTGGATGATCCAAGCAAGCCTAAGGGCGTGTTTATGCTGGTTGGCCCCTCTGGTGTAGGTAAAACTGAAACTGCGCTGGCTCTGGCTGAGTCTTTATACGGTGGTGAGCGTAATCTGATTACGATTAATATGTCAGAATACCAGGAGGCGCATAGTGTATCGGGCCTTAAAGGCTCGCCTCCGGGTTATGTGGGTTATGGCGAGGGTGGTGTGCTCACTGAAGCCGTGCGCCGCAAGCCCTATTCGGTGGTGTTGCTGGATGAAGTTGAAAAAGCCCACCCTGATGTCATGGAGCTGTTTTTCCAGGTATTTGATAAAGGCCTGCTGGAAGACAGCGAAGGGCGTGAAGTCGATTTCAAAAACACCATTATTTTGCTGACATCCAACACGGGCACTGATCTGGTGATGCGTGCCTGCGAGCATGGCGTAACGATTGAAGATGTTACGCGTGACCCAACGGCCGATGATCTGATCGAAGTTTTGCGCCCAAGCTTGCAAAAATCATTTAAGCCGGCATTTTTAGGCCGCTTAACTGTCGTGCCTTATTTCCCGATTTCAGATGAGGTATTGCGTAAGATTGTGGGGCTTAAGCTGGCAAAAATTGCCCGCCGTATTGCGCAAAATCACGGTGCAGTGCTGGAATACCCGGCCGGGCTGATTGATTCGATTGCTAACCGCTGCATGGATGTGGATAGCGGTGCGCGTAATGCCGATGCAATTCTGACCCGCACGGTGCTGGCACAGATTTCTACCGATTTGCTGGCCAGAATGTCGGCAGGTAAGCCGGTGAAAAAGATTGTGCTGTCATTGAAAAATGATGAAGTAAAAGTAAAAATTAGCTAG
- the tssA gene encoding type VI secretion system protein TssA: MTTQEKLATLLAPISADQPAGEDLGYSAFFDQIREARRADDPSLSQGDWGQQLKTADWGKVLQLCKQALSQQSKDLQLAAWYGEALVKTGGFAGAQLALQLVDGLLEQYWETCYPEYDPNDLDERVGKLEWFNNQMGMALREVALTDPAHGGYNWQQWQESREVENLGLKDSQAKEAALAEGKLAGEIFDKSVNASGASWFKQLHAQLEHTQQAYQVLDKRIDERFGFAAPNFAELRNALNACFEVVTRLRLQWGEPAASAPARNEPASVIRHAPPVAGPIPHQPISHNPAPTHQGPLQSRADAVRQLVEVARYFRQHEPHSPVALLAERAAKWAEMSLEEWLGSVIKDGATLGQLNELLDIKRDD; this comes from the coding sequence ATGACTACCCAAGAAAAACTGGCCACTTTGCTGGCCCCCATCTCTGCAGATCAACCCGCTGGCGAGGATTTGGGCTATTCCGCGTTCTTTGATCAGATTCGTGAAGCACGCCGTGCAGATGACCCCAGCCTATCCCAGGGTGACTGGGGCCAGCAATTAAAAACCGCCGACTGGGGTAAAGTGCTCCAACTCTGCAAACAGGCACTCAGCCAGCAAAGTAAAGATTTGCAACTTGCAGCATGGTATGGCGAAGCACTGGTCAAAACCGGTGGCTTTGCCGGAGCCCAGCTAGCCTTACAACTGGTAGATGGCTTACTAGAGCAATACTGGGAAACCTGCTACCCGGAATACGATCCTAATGATTTAGACGAGCGAGTGGGCAAGCTGGAATGGTTTAACAATCAGATGGGTATGGCGCTACGCGAAGTGGCACTTACCGATCCAGCCCACGGCGGCTACAACTGGCAGCAGTGGCAAGAATCGCGTGAAGTAGAAAATCTGGGGCTCAAAGACAGCCAGGCCAAAGAAGCCGCACTAGCCGAGGGCAAACTCGCCGGGGAAATCTTTGATAAAAGCGTAAACGCCAGTGGAGCCAGCTGGTTTAAACAGCTACACGCCCAGCTTGAACACACCCAACAGGCCTATCAGGTGCTGGATAAACGTATTGACGAGCGTTTTGGCTTTGCCGCGCCTAATTTTGCCGAATTACGTAATGCACTTAATGCCTGCTTTGAAGTCGTTACCCGCCTGCGACTGCAGTGGGGCGAGCCTGCTGCATCTGCTCCTGCCCGTAATGAGCCCGCTTCCGTGATTCGCCACGCCCCCCCTGTAGCCGGCCCTATACCCCACCAGCCAATCAGCCACAACCCGGCCCCAACGCATCAGGGCCCGTTACAAAGCCGTGCAGATGCGGTACGCCAGCTAGTTGAAGTTGCCCGTTATTTCCGCCAGCACGAACCGCACAGCCCCGTGGCCTTGCTAGCCGAGCGCGCAGCCAAGTGGGCAGAAATGAGCCTGGAAGAATGGTTGGGATCGGTAATTAAAGATGGTGCAACGCTGGGCCAGCTCAACGAGCTGCTTGATATTAAGCGCGATGACTAG
- a CDS encoding OmpA family protein: MDTPTQPPAVVAATSWSKGLEVPVVAVGKPYLLKFEKMSAKLTPQQEEILTLLAPQLKDAKSIILRGYCSKRDIGNAKDSALARAINVEKFLVSQGIVDQKMNLRYNTDDAEHAVELEIGG, translated from the coding sequence GTGGATACTCCGACACAACCCCCTGCAGTAGTGGCTGCTACATCATGGTCAAAAGGATTAGAGGTCCCCGTTGTTGCCGTGGGCAAGCCTTACCTGCTTAAATTTGAAAAAATGTCGGCCAAGCTGACGCCCCAGCAGGAAGAAATCCTGACTCTCTTGGCCCCTCAGCTGAAAGATGCAAAGTCTATTATTCTGCGTGGCTACTGTAGTAAAAGAGATATCGGTAATGCCAAGGATTCGGCTTTAGCACGGGCGATCAATGTAGAAAAATTTTTGGTGAGCCAGGGTATTGTGGATCAGAAAATGAACCTGCGTTATAACACCGATGATGCAGAGCATGCTGTAGAGCTGGAAATCGGTGGCTAA
- a CDS encoding OmpA family protein has protein sequence MKRSGFVCAALLVIAAGVTGCAENPTTPSVTPSTSWKNAPADAASTVITTAETAAVATQAAVDPSFLKFDKMSAKLTPEHEQQLMSLLPQLKEAKAITLRGYCYKKDIGNAKSAALARAASAERFLVKQGISKKKFIRRFNTEDAEHAVRIEISK, from the coding sequence ATGAAACGTTCAGGATTTGTTTGTGCAGCTTTACTTGTGATTGCTGCTGGTGTGACCGGATGTGCTGAAAATCCAACTACTCCTAGTGTTACGCCTTCCACTTCTTGGAAGAATGCACCGGCTGATGCAGCATCAACAGTTATAACAACTGCAGAAACAGCGGCAGTAGCGACACAAGCTGCTGTTGATCCATCCTTTCTTAAGTTTGACAAAATGTCTGCCAAACTGACACCAGAGCACGAACAACAATTGATGAGCCTCTTGCCACAGTTAAAAGAAGCAAAAGCTATTACCTTACGTGGCTATTGCTATAAAAAAGACATCGGGAATGCTAAATCTGCCGCGCTGGCACGCGCAGCCAGTGCAGAGAGATTCCTGGTCAAACAAGGCATCTCTAAAAAGAAATTTATTCGTCGTTTTAATACTGAAGATGCAGAGCACGCTGTACGCATTGAGATCAGTAAATAA
- a CDS encoding type VI secretion system Vgr family protein, protein MPLSQLLGSFAAAFNQDQRLISLQLGDGAAWGEQLLPQRVDGREGINQAYQYLIDCLSPDSALELKSLLGLPVVLSIENANGEAVERCGVVSQAQLLGSDGGFAKYALTVEPPFALLRYRRTSRVFQDLSVPDIVKQVLAEHQDKNPVFASVQTLDFKLSGTHSPRSYCLQYRESDFDFLTRLLAEEGLAWLFNHFPGDSPQVQLLVFDDAFAIAEATDPFVRFHRADATEESDSLTEWQSQRQIGSSSVSLASFDYKATRTNESFDESSIDQGDGGQQLQVSFEDYDPQSLYYASDAEGLSHYASLRQQAMDAQKKSFSGSGTLRSLQAGQWFRLEDHPAHEWDSAEQREFAITELKFTANNNLPADLTQQLSLVAPGLLVGAALAANTLPYQANFTAQRRGQPIVPAFAHKALSKPKSFGVQTATVVGPAGSEVHTDEQGRIKIEFHWQRAAEHPEFGANLDDKSSCWIRVAYPSAGAGFGHQFIPRIGQEVLVDFIEGDIDRPIVTGVVHNGSHPVPTFSGAGALPANKTLSGIKTKEHEGGQYGELLFDDTKGEVRTKLSSEHGKTQLNLGYLIHPRTDGKGEPRGEGFELRTDKQGAIRANGLLISTEAKSGASGKQLDRSPAQSQLESALALAQSLGETATNQLADTIETGDDEQTIKPDNSPGSKATTGHLHHHVHASKSFEAGSNTDQDGKTKSKEQAGQQKIILLHGEDGVAITSPQSQTIAAGTNLDLVAQRDSNQTSGRRWIHNVGEHISLFVAGVKGKIALKLIAAKGKIQLQAQSDDVEITADKNVKITACKEKVEIAAGDEVLFTSGGGYIRLKGGNIEIHCPGEVSIKGASHELSGPTSLAKNYNEMPVSKFERKYQIKDEESGQPLANQRFKITRATGEVEFGKTDGNGFTHMIKNPDTSERIQIEVVATPAKKEKSQRISNDNAE, encoded by the coding sequence ATGCCTTTATCACAATTACTGGGCAGTTTTGCGGCTGCATTTAATCAAGATCAGCGGTTGATCTCCCTACAATTAGGAGATGGTGCAGCCTGGGGGGAGCAGCTTTTACCACAGCGGGTGGATGGCAGGGAGGGGATCAATCAGGCTTATCAATACCTGATTGATTGCCTTTCCCCCGATAGTGCTTTAGAGCTTAAATCGCTACTGGGTTTGCCAGTCGTTTTATCTATTGAAAATGCGAATGGTGAGGCGGTTGAGCGCTGTGGGGTTGTCTCCCAAGCGCAATTACTGGGCTCGGATGGCGGCTTCGCAAAGTACGCGCTGACAGTAGAACCGCCTTTTGCTTTGCTTAGATACCGCCGCACTTCCCGCGTGTTCCAGGATTTATCCGTCCCCGATATTGTGAAGCAGGTACTGGCTGAGCATCAGGACAAAAATCCGGTGTTTGCATCGGTGCAAACGCTGGATTTCAAGCTCTCCGGCACGCATTCACCGCGATCCTATTGCTTACAATACCGCGAATCCGATTTCGATTTTCTGACACGATTATTAGCAGAGGAAGGCTTAGCCTGGTTATTTAATCATTTTCCGGGCGATAGCCCTCAGGTTCAGTTGCTTGTGTTTGATGATGCTTTTGCAATTGCAGAAGCGACAGATCCATTTGTTAGATTTCACAGAGCCGACGCCACGGAAGAGAGCGATAGTCTGACTGAATGGCAGAGTCAGCGGCAAATCGGCAGCAGCAGCGTGTCTTTGGCCAGCTTTGATTACAAAGCTACCAGAACCAACGAAAGTTTTGATGAAAGTAGCATCGATCAGGGTGATGGCGGCCAGCAGCTGCAGGTAAGTTTCGAAGATTATGACCCGCAATCGCTGTATTACGCCAGCGACGCGGAAGGCCTAAGCCACTATGCTAGCTTGCGTCAGCAGGCAATGGACGCGCAAAAGAAATCCTTTAGCGGCTCTGGTACTTTACGCAGCCTGCAAGCCGGGCAGTGGTTCCGCCTGGAAGATCATCCCGCGCATGAATGGGATAGCGCCGAGCAGCGTGAATTTGCTATCACTGAGCTGAAATTCACCGCAAACAATAACCTCCCAGCGGATCTCACCCAGCAACTTAGCTTAGTCGCGCCCGGCTTACTCGTAGGAGCGGCTTTAGCCGCAAATACCCTCCCTTATCAAGCTAATTTTACCGCCCAAAGGCGTGGCCAGCCGATCGTGCCCGCTTTTGCCCATAAAGCGCTGAGCAAACCTAAAAGCTTTGGCGTGCAAACCGCCACCGTGGTTGGGCCTGCCGGATCAGAGGTGCACACCGATGAGCAAGGGCGCATAAAAATAGAATTCCACTGGCAGCGTGCTGCAGAACACCCAGAGTTTGGCGCAAACCTTGATGATAAGTCATCCTGCTGGATCCGCGTCGCCTACCCATCGGCAGGTGCTGGCTTTGGGCATCAGTTCATCCCGCGCATCGGTCAGGAAGTGTTAGTTGATTTTATCGAAGGCGATATCGACCGCCCGATTGTCACCGGCGTGGTCCATAACGGCAGCCATCCTGTGCCAACATTCAGCGGCGCAGGCGCGCTGCCTGCCAATAAAACGTTATCTGGTATCAAAACCAAAGAGCATGAGGGCGGCCAGTATGGCGAGCTGCTGTTTGATGATACCAAGGGCGAAGTTCGTACTAAATTATCCAGCGAGCACGGCAAAACCCAGCTTAACCTTGGTTACTTAATTCACCCAAGAACTGACGGCAAGGGTGAGCCACGCGGCGAAGGCTTTGAATTACGCACCGACAAACAAGGTGCCATTCGCGCCAATGGCTTACTCATCAGCACCGAAGCCAAAAGCGGCGCCAGCGGCAAACAGCTCGATCGCAGCCCCGCCCAAAGCCAGCTGGAGTCCGCACTGGCACTGGCCCAAAGCCTGGGTGAAACAGCGACCAACCAACTTGCCGATACGATTGAAACCGGCGACGATGAACAAACCATCAAGCCCGACAACAGCCCCGGCAGCAAAGCCACCACCGGCCATCTGCACCACCACGTGCACGCCAGCAAAAGCTTCGAGGCAGGCAGCAATACCGATCAAGATGGCAAAACCAAATCCAAAGAGCAGGCAGGGCAGCAAAAAATCATCCTGCTGCACGGTGAGGATGGCGTCGCCATCACCAGCCCGCAAAGCCAGACGATTGCTGCAGGCACCAACCTCGATCTGGTCGCGCAAAGAGACAGCAACCAGACCTCCGGCCGCCGCTGGATACATAACGTGGGCGAGCACATCAGCCTGTTTGTAGCCGGGGTAAAAGGCAAAATCGCGCTCAAACTAATCGCAGCCAAAGGCAAAATCCAGCTGCAGGCGCAGAGTGACGATGTGGAAATTACCGCAGACAAAAATGTAAAAATCACAGCCTGTAAAGAAAAAGTAGAAATCGCCGCAGGCGACGAAGTGCTCTTCACCTCCGGCGGTGGTTATATCCGGCTAAAGGGCGGCAATATCGAGATTCACTGCCCTGGGGAAGTGAGTATTAAGGGGGCGAGTCATGAGTTGAGTGGGCCTACTAGCTTGGCAAAAAATTATAATGAAATGCCCGTGAGCAAGTTTGAGCGGAAATATCAAATCAAAGATGAAGAATCGGGACAACCACTCGCTAATCAGCGATTTAAAATCACGCGTGCTACAGGCGAAGTGGAATTCGGTAAAACAGATGGCAATGGGTTTACTCATATGATTAAAAACCCTGATACCTCTGAACGCATTCAAATTGAAGTGGTAGCAACGCCTGCGAAAAAAGAAAAAAGTCAGAGGATTAGTAATGACAACGCCGAATAA